A window of the Sabethes cyaneus chromosome 1, idSabCyanKW18_F2, whole genome shotgun sequence genome harbors these coding sequences:
- the LOC128732512 gene encoding lipase 3-like has protein sequence MKQLIFIFATLVVAISAQIHPDIIEDAHLDALGLLRKYGYPAEEHIIETDDGYLLGVHRCPGSPISPPAFGKPVVLLQHGMLSSSADYILMGPQTSLVYMLADAGYDVWLGNGRGNRYSNRHRSRNNETQQFWDFSWHEVGSIDIPNMIDYILARTGQTGLQYVGHSQGTTAFWVMMSQHPYYNNRVKSAHLLAPAAYMHHTRSPYVLFLATYLHTTELMLQMMGTWYFSPTDEMNIQGGLQNCHDGAPFQQMCTINTFLIAGFNSQEVNFTMLPVIHAHSPAGASTMQMIHHAQTIRSRIFRQYDHGVTMNMIRYGQAVPPRYNFDNVRAPTLLYHSTNDWLAAPEDVQLLRQELPNVHKQYLVRQREFNHMDFIWAINVRSLLYDELLSDLHAYA, from the exons ATGAAAcagttgatttttatttttgccaCCCTAGTAGTGGCTATCAGCGCGCAGATACATCCGGATATCATTGAGGACGCGCACTTGGATGCG CTGGGATTACTGCGCAAGTATGGCTATCCTGCGGAAGAACATATTATTGAGACGGATGATGGGTACTTATTGGGAGTGCACCGTTGCCCTGGAAGCCCCATTTCTCCGCCAGCTTTCGGAAAACCAGTAGTTCTGTTACAGCATGGAATGTTGAGCTCTTCAGCTGACTACATCCTCATGGGTCCGCAGACAAGCCTGGTGTATATGTTGGCCGACGCAGGATATGACGTATGGCTTGGTAACGGACGTGGTAATCGCTATTCAAATCGTCATCGTTCAAGGAACAATGAAACCCAGCAATTCTGGGACTTTTCGTGGCATGAAGTAGGCAGCATAGATATACCTAATATGATAGACTATATTCTGGCGCGGACCGGACAAACAGGATTGCAATATGTTGGCCACTCACAAGGAACCACTGCTTTCTGGGTGATGATGTCTCAACATCCTTACTATAACAACAGAGTAAAGAGCGCACATTTACTTGCACCAGCAGCTTACATGCATCACACCCGTAGTCCCTATGTCCTATTTCTTGCAACTTACCTGCACACTACGGAATTAATGCTACAGATGATGGGTACTTGGTATTTCTCGCCTACCGATGAAATGAACATCCAGGGCGGTCTTCAGAACTGCCACGATGGAGCACCTTTCCAACAAATGTGCACGATCAACACTTTCCTAATCGCTGGATTCAATTCGCAAGAAGTGAACTTT ACAATGCTTCCCGTGATTCACGCACATTCACCCGCAGGAGCTTCAACCATGCAGATGATTCATCACGCTCAGACGATTCGTTCGCGCATCTTCCGTCAATACGATCACGGAGTTACAATGAACATGATCCGCTATGGTCAGGCCGTACCACCTCGCTATAACTTCGACAACGTCAGGGCACCGACCTTGTTGTACCACAGCACAAACGACTGGTTGGCGGCACCGGAAGACGTACAATTGCTTCGCCAGGAATTACCAAACGTACACAAGCAGTATCTGGTTCGGCAGCGTGAGTTTAACCACATGGACTTCATCTGGGCGATTAATGTGCGATCTTTGCTCTACGACGAACTGCTTTCGGATCTTCATGCTTACGCCTAG
- the LOC128745580 gene encoding lipase 1-like: protein MDKIFKTFVLLCISTVRSTPVYYNNNTRDFQVDSADAHLTVPQLIKKYGYSVEQHHVVTEDGYILELHRIPGKNGSLPVFLMHGLLCSSADWVLAGPKDALAYLLADKGYDVWLGNARGNTYSRAHLTLTPNMFAFWQFSWHEIGFYDLPAMIDYVLNHTKHRKLHYIGHSQGTTTFYVMASTRPDYNDKIHLMQALAPVAYTEHIRSPLLRVMSRFQDTLTVLFEIFGIAEFHPNNAILHEIANLLCTSSAVNNLCLNVLFQLAGADPEQIDLKLIPILVGHTPAGAATKQIAHFAQGIRSRLFRRYDHGKIKNLFVYGTPTPPVYNLTQITAPVLVYYALNDFLASPADVDRLSAEIPNLVERLQVAHGKFNHLDFLFAKNVKELLYDEVIRRISL from the exons ATGGATAAGATCTTTAAAACATTCGTCTTGTTGTGCATCAGCACTGTAAGGAGTACTCCGGTTTATTATAATAACAATACAAGAGATTTTCAAGTAGATTCGGCGGACGCACACCTAACAGTTCCTCAGTTAATTAAAAAATATGGTTATTCAGTAGAGCAACATCACGTAGTCACAGAAGATGGCTACATTTTGGAATTACATCGTATTCCTGGCAAAAACGGCAGCTTACCTGTATTCCTCATGCATGGATTGCTTTGCAGCTCTGCCGATTGGGTTCTAGCCGGGCCAAAAGATGCTTTGGCTTACCTTTTGGCGGACAAAGGATACGACGTTTGGCTCGGTAACGCACGAGGAAATACTTACTCACGAGCGCATCTCACATTGACACCAAACATGTTCGCATTCTGGCAGTTCTCTTGGCACGAGATTGGTTTctacgatttaccagctatgaTCGATTACGTCCTGAATCACACCAAGCACCGAAAACTACACTACATCGGTCATTCTCAGGGAACCACAACTTTCTACGTGATGGCATCCACACGTCCAGATTATAACGACAAAATTCATCTGATGCAGGCTCTCGCTCCAGTAGCATATACGGAGCACATTCGAAGTCCTCTACTGCGGGTCATGTCCCGGTTTCAGGATACATTAACTGTCCTTTTTGAGATCTTCGGAATTGCTGAATTCCACCCgaacaatgcaatcctgcatGAAATTGCCAACCTTCTATGCACGTCTAGTGCAGTCAATAATCTGTGTTTAAATGTTCTATTTCAGTTGGCTGGAGCCGATCCGGAGCAAATTGATTTG AAACTGATCCCAATTTTAGTCGGCCACACCCCTGCTGGGGCAGCCACCAAACAGATCGCTCACTTCGCACAGGGAATTCGATCTCGTCTGTTCCGTCGCTACGATCATGGCAAGATCAAGAACCTTTTCGTGTACGGCACACCGACTCCTCCAGTGTACAATTTAACGCAGATCACGGCACCGGTACTGGTGTACTACGCTCTGAATGACTTCCTGGCCAGTCCGGCCGACGTTGATCGTTTGTCAGCGGAGATTCCAAATCTCGTTGAACGCCTCCAGGTGGCTCACGGAAAGTTCAATCATTTGGACTTTTTGTTTGCGAAAAACGTAAAAGAATTGCTCTACGATGAGGTTATAAGGAGGATTAGCTTGTAG
- the LOC128732650 gene encoding lipase 3-like, with protein sequence MKQWILVVCSTLVVAINAQIHPDIIEDAHLDALGLLRKYGYPAEEHIIETDDGYLLGVHRCPGSPISPPAFGKPVVLLQHGMLSSSADYILMGPQTSLVYMLADAGYDVWLGNGRGNRYSNRHRSRNNQTQQFWDFSWHEVGSIDIPNMIDYILARTGQTGLQYVGHSQGTTAFWVMMSQHPYYNNRVKSAHMLAPAAYMHHTRSPYVIFLATYLHTTELMLQMMGTWYFAPTNEMNIQGGLQNCHDGAPFQQMCTINTFLIAGFNSQEVNFTMLPVIHAHSPAGASTMQMIHHAQTVRSRIFRQYDHGPTMNMIRYGQALPPRYNFNNVMAPTLLYHSTNDWLAAPSDVELLRQELPNVHKQYLVRQREFNHMDFIWAINVRSLLYDELLSDLHAYA encoded by the exons ATGAAACAGTGGATTTTAGTAGTTTGTTCCACCCTGGTGGTGGCCATCAATGCGCAGATACATCCGGATATCATTGAGGATGCGCACTTAGATGCG CTGGGATTACTGCGCAAGTACGGTTATCCTGCGGAAGAACATATTATTGAGACGGATGATGGATACTTATTGGGAGTGCACCGTTGCCCTGGAAGCCCCATTTCTCCTCCAGCGTTTGGAAAACCAGTTGTTCTGTTACAACACGGAATGCTGAGCTCTTCAGCCGATTACATCCTCATGGGTCCCCAGACAAGTCTGGTTTATATGCTAGCCGATGCGGGATATGACGTTTGGCTTGGTAATGGACGTGGTAATCGCTATTCAAATCGTCATCGTTCAAGGAATAACCAAACCCAGCAATTCTGGGACTTTTCGTGGCATGAAGTGGGTAGCATAGATATACCTAATATGATAGACTACATTCTAGCACGGACCGGACAAACAGGGTTGCAATATGTTGGCCACTCACAAGGAACCACTGCCTTTTGGGTGATGATGTCTCAGCATCCTTACTATAACAACAGAGTAAAGAGCGCACACATGCTTGCACCAGCAGCTTACATGCATCACACCCGAAGTCCCTATGTCATATTCCTTGCAACCTATCTACACACTACGGAATTAATGCTACAGATGATGGGTACTTGGTATTTTGCTCCTACCAATGAAATGAACATTCAGGGCGGCCTCCAGAACTGTCACGATGGAGCACCTTTCCAACAAATGTGTACGATCAACACATTCCTGATTGCCGGGTTCAATTCGCAAGAAGTGAACTTT ACAATGCTTCCCGTGATTCACGCACATTCACCAGCAGGAGCTTCCACCATGCAAATGATTCATCACGCCCAGACGGTTCGTTCGCGCATCTTCCGTCAATACGATCACGGACCTACAATGAACATGATACGCTACGGCCAGGCCTTACCGCCTCGGTACAACTTCAACAACGTCATGGCACCGACCTTGTTGTACCACAGCACAAACGACTGGTTGGCGGCACCGTCAGATGTGGAATTGCTTCGTCAGGAGTTGCCGAACGTTCACAAACAGTACCTGGTTCGACAGCGTGAGTTCAACCACATGGACTTCATCTGGGCAATAAATGTGCGATCTTTGCTGTACGACGAGCTGCTCTCGGATCTTCATGCGTACGCCTAG